From the genome of Stigmatella aurantiaca, one region includes:
- a CDS encoding sensor histidine kinase — protein sequence MWRKRLPTLMALGIGLVVLTAGLLFLHGIFLREREGGLRALEDQRRALEQYARQALTDSLRRALEEARPRIEQAEADPLLMDTEVVLFRAGQQRLPRTAAPRGDDATPARTLHAALEAQGPRALASREAPDSAWAERLRLMDRFLVAQRAGRRPDIEHAFREWLTHRTSFVLPVVKETTGALWLLERFQAEGQPDPALMQALLREGLQGRSGSRLEGLQRLLLERQESFGRSDFAFLRERVARLAERTHVAFADFNARVDAGPGARVALALPLEAPQLQAEGWYVEPSGPEGARGVRIRLGGLVEAVRQEMRERGLLQEDDALTVSQTDRPLPVPRLAVSLASPRMAGAASALESGYRLKAVLLAWSGALVLALTGLAVLAHERKLRFLALRSEFISTVSHELRTPLSAIRVMAETLERRVGGTPGAGNYPSRIISEADALGRLVENILTYNRLEKGRWEARRERVPLEDLVQRTVEDTARLHSTAVDLQTVGLSGIALPGDPELLRMLFSNLVSNACRYTTRSPVVLRVEARQEGATVVRVGDNGVGIPPESWEAVFEDFRRLRQEGLPARGGSGLGLAICRRILSLHGGTVRIATSGPEGTTFELTFPSA from the coding sequence ATGTGGCGCAAGCGCCTTCCCACGCTCATGGCCCTGGGCATCGGGCTTGTGGTGCTCACCGCGGGCCTGCTGTTCCTGCATGGCATCTTCCTGCGCGAGCGGGAGGGCGGCCTCCGGGCCCTGGAGGACCAGCGGCGGGCGCTGGAGCAGTATGCCCGGCAGGCCTTGACGGACTCGCTGCGGCGGGCGCTGGAGGAGGCCCGCCCGCGCATCGAGCAGGCCGAGGCGGATCCGCTCCTGATGGACACCGAGGTGGTGCTGTTCCGCGCGGGCCAGCAGCGCCTGCCCCGCACCGCCGCGCCCCGGGGCGATGACGCCACCCCGGCCCGGACGCTCCATGCCGCCCTGGAGGCCCAGGGGCCCCGGGCGCTGGCCTCCCGGGAAGCGCCGGACAGTGCGTGGGCGGAGCGGCTGCGGCTCATGGACCGCTTTCTCGTGGCCCAGCGGGCGGGCCGGCGCCCGGACATCGAGCACGCCTTCCGGGAGTGGCTCACCCACCGCACGAGCTTCGTGCTGCCCGTGGTGAAGGAGACCACCGGCGCCCTGTGGCTCCTGGAGCGGTTCCAGGCCGAGGGGCAGCCCGACCCCGCGCTGATGCAGGCCCTGCTGCGCGAGGGGCTCCAGGGGCGGAGCGGCTCCCGGCTCGAAGGCCTCCAGCGCCTGCTCCTGGAGCGGCAGGAGTCCTTCGGGCGCTCCGACTTCGCCTTCCTCCGCGAGCGCGTGGCCCGGCTGGCCGAGCGGACCCATGTGGCCTTCGCCGACTTCAACGCCCGCGTGGACGCGGGCCCCGGCGCGCGGGTGGCCCTGGCCCTGCCGCTGGAGGCCCCTCAGCTCCAGGCGGAGGGCTGGTATGTCGAGCCCTCGGGCCCGGAAGGGGCTCGCGGCGTGCGGATCCGCCTGGGCGGGCTCGTCGAGGCGGTCCGGCAGGAGATGCGCGAGCGGGGGCTCCTGCAGGAGGACGACGCCCTGACGGTGTCCCAGACGGACAGGCCCCTGCCGGTGCCGCGCCTGGCGGTGTCCCTGGCGTCGCCCCGCATGGCCGGGGCCGCCTCGGCGCTGGAGTCCGGGTACCGCCTCAAGGCCGTGTTGCTCGCGTGGAGTGGCGCGCTCGTGCTGGCGCTCACGGGGCTCGCGGTGCTGGCGCATGAGCGCAAGCTCCGGTTCCTCGCGCTGCGCTCGGAGTTCATCTCCACCGTGTCTCACGAGCTGCGCACGCCGCTGTCCGCCATCCGCGTCATGGCCGAGACGCTGGAGCGCCGCGTGGGCGGCACCCCCGGCGCGGGCAACTACCCCTCGCGCATCATCTCCGAGGCGGATGCGCTCGGCCGGCTCGTGGAGAACATCCTCACCTACAACCGGCTGGAGAAGGGGCGCTGGGAGGCCCGGCGCGAGCGGGTGCCCCTGGAGGACCTGGTGCAACGCACCGTGGAGGACACGGCCCGCCTGCACTCCACCGCCGTGGACTTGCAGACCGTGGGGCTGTCTGGGATTGCGCTCCCGGGAGACCCCGAGCTGTTGCGCATGCTCTTTTCCAACCTGGTCTCCAATGCCTGCCGTTACACCACCCGCTCGCCGGTGGTGCTGCGCGTGGAGGCCCGCCAGGAGGGTGCCACCGTGGTGCGCGTGGGAGACAATGGCGTGGGCATTCCGCCCGAGAGCTGGGAGGCCGTCTTCGAGGACTTCCGCCGGCTCCGGCAGGAGGGGCTTCCCGCGCGCGGGGGCAGTGGCCTGGGGCTGGCCATCTGCCGGAGAATCCTGTCGCTTCATGGCGGCACCGTCCGCATCGCCACCTCGGGTCCCGAGGGCACCACGTTCGAGCTCACCTTCCCCTCCGCATGA
- a CDS encoding vWA domain-containing protein, producing MSLKLQKVALATLAVFGVMVLSPGCALTPPSQRPPGDTSYEESVTETISVSGRTEPSGSRPPPRPPPKKEKSSEFSRVAVVNGKPFADMYFKHYGVNPTIDTEEENISTFSVDVDTASYSLARAYLSRNVLPAEEAIRVEEFINAFRYGYRDPGEEPFGVQVEAFPSPNRRGYHLLHVGLQGQKVSAAQRLPAHLVFTIDVSGSMDIENRLGLVKRSLAMLVDQLDARDTLAIVVYGSTARTVLDPTRLQDREHILEAINALHPEGSTHVQAGLEMAYAIAARQVRQGTTTRIILCSDGVANNGITQADAIFQSVKEYARKGVRLTTVGFGMGNYNDELMERLSQVGDGQYAYVDALPEARRLFVEQFTGTLQLIARDVKVQVEFDPSRVVRYRLIGFENRLLQKEDFANDRVDAGDIGAGHTVTALYEVKFHEGQAHGTSPFATLRIRYKDPATRLEEGQSREITEPLSPSLVRYSLEAASGPAQLSAVVALFAEKLRGSYWVRNLSYHHLMRLWQQLPEPVRARDEVSELRQLIQQARALDGRGDKFEKEAPVATMDFDHIPVVR from the coding sequence ATGTCCTTGAAGCTCCAGAAGGTCGCGCTCGCCACACTCGCGGTGTTCGGGGTGATGGTCCTGAGCCCCGGCTGTGCCCTCACGCCCCCGTCCCAGCGCCCTCCCGGAGACACCAGCTACGAAGAATCCGTCACCGAGACCATCTCCGTCTCCGGCCGGACTGAGCCCTCGGGGTCCCGTCCCCCGCCCCGCCCTCCCCCCAAGAAGGAGAAGTCCTCGGAGTTCTCCCGCGTAGCCGTCGTCAACGGCAAGCCGTTCGCGGACATGTACTTCAAGCACTACGGCGTCAACCCCACCATCGACACCGAGGAGGAGAACATCTCCACCTTCTCCGTGGATGTGGACACCGCCTCCTACTCCCTGGCCCGCGCCTACCTCTCGCGCAACGTGCTGCCCGCCGAGGAGGCCATCCGCGTGGAGGAGTTCATCAACGCCTTCCGCTATGGCTACCGCGACCCGGGCGAGGAGCCCTTCGGCGTGCAGGTGGAGGCCTTCCCCTCTCCCAACCGCCGCGGCTACCACCTGCTGCACGTGGGCCTCCAGGGCCAGAAGGTCAGCGCCGCCCAGCGGCTGCCCGCCCACCTCGTCTTCACCATCGACGTGTCGGGCTCCATGGACATCGAGAACCGTCTGGGGCTGGTGAAGCGCTCCCTCGCGATGCTGGTGGATCAGCTCGATGCGCGCGACACGCTGGCCATCGTCGTGTACGGCTCGACGGCCCGCACGGTGCTCGATCCCACCCGTCTCCAGGACCGCGAGCACATCCTGGAGGCCATCAACGCCCTGCACCCCGAGGGCTCCACCCACGTGCAGGCCGGTCTGGAGATGGCCTATGCCATCGCCGCCCGCCAGGTGCGCCAGGGCACCACCACCCGCATCATCCTCTGCTCGGATGGCGTGGCCAACAACGGCATCACCCAGGCGGACGCCATCTTCCAGTCCGTGAAGGAATACGCGCGCAAGGGCGTGCGGCTCACCACCGTGGGCTTCGGCATGGGCAACTACAATGACGAGCTGATGGAGCGGCTGTCCCAGGTGGGCGATGGGCAGTATGCCTACGTGGACGCGCTGCCCGAGGCGCGGCGCCTCTTCGTCGAGCAGTTCACCGGCACGCTCCAGCTCATCGCCCGGGACGTGAAGGTGCAGGTGGAGTTCGATCCTTCCCGCGTGGTGCGCTACCGGCTCATCGGCTTCGAGAACCGTCTCCTCCAGAAGGAGGACTTCGCCAATGACCGCGTGGACGCGGGCGACATCGGCGCGGGCCACACCGTCACCGCCCTCTACGAGGTGAAGTTCCACGAGGGCCAGGCCCACGGCACCTCCCCCTTCGCCACGCTGCGCATCCGCTACAAGGACCCCGCCACCCGCCTGGAGGAGGGCCAGTCCCGCGAAATCACCGAGCCGCTGTCCCCCTCGCTCGTCCGCTACAGCCTGGAGGCCGCCTCGGGCCCCGCCCAGCTCTCGGCCGTGGTGGCGCTGTTCGCCGAGAAGCTGCGCGGCTCGTACTGGGTGCGCAACCTCTCCTACCACCACCTGATGCGCCTGTGGCAGCAGCTCCCGGAGCCCGTGCGCGCCCGCGACGAGGTGAGCGAGCTGCGGCAGCTCATCCAGCAGGCCCGGGCCCTGGATGGACGCGGGGACAAGTTCGAGAAGGAAGCCCCCGTGGCCACCATGGATTTCGATCACATCCCCGTGGTGCGCTGA